The Candidatus Eisenbacteria bacterium genome has a segment encoding these proteins:
- the fusA gene encoding elongation factor G, with product MALDISKIRNVGFVGHGGVGKTSLVEAILFAAGAVSRLGKVDDGTTTTDFDPDEIKRKISLNTSVAYCDFKGYRLNIVDTPGYGDFVADARAGLRVVNGAVVVVDAVAGVQVQTEKVWKFANEYGLPRVVVVNRLDRERADFFRTLEALQKRLKGRLAPFQIPVGAEAGFTGIVDLIAMKAFITADGKAKETDIPADVMDSARSYREKLAEAAAETDDDLLAKYLEEGSISETEMLDALKKAVFAGTLVPVLAASATRGIGVAQVLELILKEFPSPADQGEVEGTDPRTKAAAKRAPDPKAPLSALVFKTISDPHVGKLSLFRVYSGTFRSDGQVLNAGRDARERVGHLGWLEGKTQKAVESLGPGEIGVVAKLKDTLTGDTLTDESQPVILPGIAFPEPSISFAIQPKSRGDEDKISTALQRMEEEDPTLRHHYDPETKQLLVSGIGQLHVEVIVERMKRKYNVDVSLLPPRIPYKETVKGRSEVQGKYKKQTGGRGQYGDTWLRIEPLPRGSGFEFVDDIFGGAVPRNFIPSVEKGVRDCMKRGILAGYPVVDLKVTLYDGSYHDVDSSDMAFQIAASMGLQKGFLEARPILLEPIMNVEVNAPAENAGDVIGDLNGRRGRIVGMEPEGEVVAVRAQAPMAEMLTYESTLRSMTGGRGGYSMEFSHYEEVPGQLADKVVAAAKAEREKSH from the coding sequence ACCGACTTCGATCCCGACGAGATCAAGCGCAAGATCTCGCTGAACACGTCGGTCGCCTACTGCGACTTCAAGGGGTACCGCCTCAACATCGTCGACACACCCGGGTACGGCGACTTCGTCGCGGACGCGCGCGCCGGTCTCCGCGTGGTCAACGGTGCCGTCGTGGTGGTCGACGCGGTGGCGGGCGTGCAGGTGCAGACCGAGAAGGTCTGGAAGTTCGCCAACGAGTACGGCCTGCCGCGCGTGGTCGTCGTCAACCGCCTCGACCGCGAGCGCGCCGATTTCTTCCGCACGCTGGAGGCCCTCCAGAAGCGCCTCAAGGGACGGCTCGCACCGTTTCAGATCCCGGTGGGCGCGGAGGCGGGGTTCACCGGCATCGTCGACCTGATCGCGATGAAGGCGTTCATCACCGCCGACGGCAAGGCGAAGGAGACGGACATCCCCGCCGACGTGATGGACAGCGCGCGGTCCTACCGCGAGAAGCTCGCCGAGGCCGCCGCCGAGACCGACGACGATCTCCTCGCCAAGTACCTCGAGGAGGGCTCGATCAGCGAGACGGAGATGCTCGACGCGCTCAAGAAGGCGGTGTTCGCGGGGACGCTCGTGCCGGTCCTCGCCGCGTCGGCGACGCGCGGGATCGGCGTCGCCCAGGTTCTCGAGCTGATCCTCAAGGAATTCCCGTCCCCCGCCGACCAGGGCGAGGTCGAGGGAACCGACCCGCGGACCAAGGCGGCCGCGAAGCGGGCGCCGGATCCGAAGGCCCCGCTGTCGGCGCTGGTCTTCAAGACGATCTCCGACCCGCACGTCGGCAAGCTGTCGCTGTTCCGCGTCTACTCGGGCACGTTCCGCTCGGACGGCCAGGTGCTCAACGCCGGCCGCGACGCGCGCGAGCGGGTCGGCCATCTCGGCTGGCTCGAGGGCAAGACGCAGAAGGCGGTGGAATCCCTCGGCCCTGGCGAGATCGGCGTGGTCGCCAAGCTCAAGGACACGCTCACCGGCGACACGCTCACCGACGAGAGCCAGCCGGTGATCCTCCCCGGCATCGCGTTCCCCGAGCCGTCGATCTCGTTCGCAATCCAGCCCAAGAGCCGCGGCGACGAGGACAAGATCTCGACGGCGCTCCAGCGCATGGAGGAGGAGGATCCGACCCTCCGCCACCACTACGACCCCGAGACCAAGCAGCTGCTCGTGTCCGGGATCGGGCAGCTCCACGTCGAGGTGATCGTCGAGCGCATGAAGCGCAAGTACAACGTCGACGTCTCCCTGCTGCCGCCACGCATCCCCTACAAGGAGACCGTGAAGGGCCGCTCGGAGGTGCAGGGCAAGTACAAGAAGCAGACGGGCGGCCGGGGCCAGTACGGCGACACGTGGCTCCGCATCGAGCCCTTGCCGCGCGGCAGCGGCTTCGAGTTCGTCGACGACATCTTCGGCGGCGCGGTGCCGCGGAACTTCATCCCGTCGGTCGAGAAGGGCGTCCGCGACTGCATGAAGCGCGGCATCCTGGCGGGCTACCCGGTCGTCGACCTCAAGGTGACGCTCTACGACGGCTCGTACCACGACGTCGACTCGTCGGACATGGCGTTTCAGATCGCCGCCTCGATGGGGCTCCAGAAGGGATTCCTGGAGGCGCGCCCGATCCTGCTCGAGCCGATCATGAACGTCGAGGTGAACGCGCCCGCCGAGAACGCCGGCGACGTCATCGGCGACCTCAACGGCCGGCGCGGCCGCATCGTCGGGATGGAGCCGGAGGGCGAGGTGGTGGCGGTGCGTGCCCAGGCCCCGATGGCCGAGATGTTGACGTACGAGTCGACGCTGCGCTCGATGACCGGTGGCCGCGGCGGCTATTCGATGGAGTTCTCGCACTACGAGGAAGTGCCCGGCCAGCTCGCCGACAAGGTC